A single genomic interval of Mucilaginibacter boryungensis harbors:
- a CDS encoding LptF/LptG family permease produces the protein MKKIHLLILRSFIRPFIVTFFIVMFVLLMLFLFKYIDDLIGKGFEWYIIMELMLYSSATNVAMALPLSVLLSSIMTYGSLGENYELVAIKSAGISLGRALYPMIIAVCVLSISAFIFSDYMLPVANLKYYSLLYDARKQKTAFLINENVFNNSFPGYSIRVKRKDADGQTLHEIMIYEKGQDMQSNSMNVTFAKEGVMYRSPDNLSLILRLKDGIRYEEKKAENGYDPRQQLIRLRFHELVQKFDLSSFKLARTDENEFKSAFQMMDLKLLNKWKDSTGNLLNIGLERNYSLITPYFKYFGIPHKTSKPIKFIPGKANYLKNLPHDKQISVIGNALNEAKGVKDQVKVRAQRYSDLSLEQRRNRVEYQKKFTLSAACLALFLIGAPLGAIIRKGGLGLPVVVAVAFFLIYYIISTIGEKFVKDGDLSPMIGMWIAIIVLTPIGIFLSYKAANDSELFNVETYNKFIKKVTAFFTKKTAQ, from the coding sequence GTGAAAAAGATCCACCTTTTAATCCTCCGCTCTTTTATAAGGCCCTTTATTGTTACCTTTTTCATTGTAATGTTTGTGTTGCTGATGCTATTTTTATTTAAATACATCGACGACCTGATAGGCAAAGGTTTTGAGTGGTATATTATAATGGAACTGATGCTGTATTCATCGGCTACCAATGTAGCTATGGCGCTGCCGTTATCGGTATTACTGTCATCTATCATGACCTACGGCAGCCTGGGCGAGAACTATGAGTTGGTAGCTATCAAATCGGCAGGTATCTCTTTAGGGAGGGCGCTTTACCCGATGATCATTGCGGTATGTGTACTCAGTATCTCGGCATTCATTTTTTCGGACTATATGCTGCCGGTGGCCAACCTTAAGTATTACTCGCTATTGTACGATGCCCGTAAACAAAAAACAGCGTTCCTGATCAACGAAAACGTTTTCAACAATAGTTTCCCCGGCTATTCCATCCGCGTAAAGCGTAAAGATGCCGACGGCCAAACCCTGCACGAGATCATGATCTACGAAAAAGGACAGGATATGCAAAGTAACAGCATGAATGTCACCTTTGCTAAAGAAGGGGTAATGTACCGGTCGCCGGATAATTTATCGTTGATATTACGCTTGAAGGATGGTATCCGGTATGAAGAGAAAAAAGCTGAAAACGGATACGACCCACGCCAACAGTTAATCCGTCTCCGTTTTCATGAACTGGTGCAAAAATTCGATCTCTCCAGCTTTAAACTGGCACGTACCGATGAGAATGAATTTAAATCAGCTTTCCAGATGATGGATTTAAAGCTGCTGAATAAATGGAAGGATTCAACCGGCAACCTTTTAAATATAGGGCTCGAAAGAAACTACTCGCTTATTACCCCTTATTTCAAATACTTTGGCATACCGCATAAAACAAGTAAACCCATAAAGTTTATTCCCGGCAAGGCTAATTATTTAAAAAACCTGCCCCACGATAAACAGATTTCGGTAATTGGCAACGCCCTTAACGAAGCCAAAGGGGTAAAAGACCAGGTAAAAGTCCGTGCGCAACGCTATTCAGATCTTAGCCTTGAACAACGGCGCAACCGGGTAGAATATCAAAAAAAATTCACCCTTTCGGCAGCGTGTTTGGCTTTGTTTTTAATAGGCGCCCCGCTGGGGGCCATTATACGTAAAGGCGGACTGGGTTTGCCGGTAGTGGTAGCCGTTGCTTTCTTTTTGATCTATTATATCATATCAACCATTGGAGAAAAGTTTGTAAAGGATGGCGACCTTTCCCCCATGATAGGTATGTGGATAGCAATTATTGTGCTTACGCCGATAGGCATATTCTTGTCATATAAGGCTGCTAATGATTCGGAATTGTTTAATGTAGAGACCTATAATAAATTCATTAAAAAAGTTACCGCATTTTTTACAAAGAAAACAGCGCAGTAA
- a CDS encoding START-like domain-containing protein, which produces MSDKKKFNIEYEIKSSPRILYSFLSEPNGLTQWFADDVAVKDQIYTFTWDGEQQKAKLLLMKENKLVRFKWMDDDPNCYFEMEIMQDELTNDVALGITDFATEETISERKLIWDNQVDYLISVLGA; this is translated from the coding sequence ATGTCTGATAAGAAAAAATTTAATATTGAGTATGAAATAAAATCATCTCCGCGTATACTATACTCATTTTTAAGCGAGCCCAACGGTTTAACACAATGGTTTGCAGATGATGTAGCCGTTAAAGATCAGATATATACCTTTACTTGGGATGGCGAGCAACAGAAAGCAAAGTTGTTGCTGATGAAAGAAAACAAGCTGGTCCGTTTTAAATGGATGGACGATGACCCCAACTGCTATTTTGAAATGGAAATTATGCAGGATGAACTTACTAATGATGTTGCCCTAGGCATAACCGATTTTGCTACCGAAGAAACCATTTCCGAACGTAAACTGATATGGGATAATCAGGTTGATTATCTGATAAGCGTATTGGGTGCCTGA
- a CDS encoding OmpW/AlkL family protein — protein sequence MNLQYHVPTGSACKPYLGAGANYTIFYSADKGSVVQGIDYQNRFAFAAQAGFDVDLNRKVFLNVDLKKLWLSTAATVNAANLTPSGSPALVPVLKAIPAEVKINPWLIGIGIGYRIK from the coding sequence TTGAACCTGCAATATCATGTGCCGACCGGTTCGGCCTGCAAACCTTACCTGGGCGCAGGTGCCAACTATACGATCTTTTACAGCGCGGATAAAGGCAGCGTGGTCCAGGGCATCGATTATCAGAACCGCTTCGCTTTCGCGGCACAGGCCGGGTTTGATGTAGACCTGAACAGAAAGGTGTTCCTGAATGTCGACCTGAAAAAGTTGTGGTTATCAACCGCCGCTACGGTCAATGCCGCTAACCTGACCCCGTCGGGCAGCCCGGCGCTGGTCCCGGTCTTAAAGGCCATCCCGGCGGAGGTAAAGATCAATCCCTGGTTAATCGGTATCGGTATCGGCTACCGCATCAAATAA
- a CDS encoding Crp/Fnr family transcriptional regulator encodes MAQLTGNAPVCDLEKCMICREASPGARLNIGRHRRNLQFKKGEVIFREGQPVSGIYFVYSGTAKVHKHWDAGKDLILRFASSGNIMGHRGLGSNLVYAVSATALEPLTVCFIDLDFFRQLLSSDSQLCYKLMVLFAEELDAAEQKMRDLAHMPVKGRVAQALLRLEQQFGTDQQGAINFRLAWTDLADFTAATYETVFRTIKLMVGEGLLRVSKKRISLLEPEMLRAIVNGTGHQQTL; translated from the coding sequence ATGGCCCAATTAACCGGTAACGCGCCAGTATGTGACCTGGAGAAGTGTATGATTTGCCGTGAGGCATCGCCCGGCGCCCGTCTGAACATCGGCCGGCACCGCCGGAACCTGCAATTCAAAAAGGGCGAAGTGATCTTCCGCGAAGGCCAGCCGGTCAGCGGGATCTATTTCGTTTACAGCGGCACCGCTAAAGTGCATAAACACTGGGATGCCGGTAAGGACCTTATCCTGCGTTTCGCTTCCAGCGGGAATATCATGGGCCATAGGGGACTGGGCAGTAACCTCGTTTACGCCGTTTCGGCTACCGCGCTTGAACCGTTAACGGTGTGCTTCATTGATCTTGATTTTTTTCGCCAGCTGTTAAGCTCCGACAGCCAGCTGTGTTATAAGCTCATGGTCTTGTTTGCCGAAGAGCTGGATGCCGCAGAACAAAAAATGCGAGACCTGGCCCATATGCCCGTCAAAGGCCGCGTAGCGCAGGCGCTGCTGCGCCTGGAACAACAGTTCGGCACAGATCAACAGGGAGCGATCAATTTTCGTTTGGCCTGGACTGATCTGGCAGATTTTACCGCGGCGACCTATGAGACCGTGTTCCGGACCATTAAACTGATGGTCGGTGAAGGCTTGCTGCGTGTCAGTAAAAAACGGATCAGCCTTTTAGAACCTGAAATGTTAAGGGCGATCGTAAATGGTACGGGTCACCAACAAACACTTTAA
- a CDS encoding ABC transporter permease subunit: MLKIAKYILLDIIRSKVLLAYTLLLLAISLTIFISDADVTKGLVSITTVILIIVPLVSVVYATTYYFNAAEFTEMLVAQPISRRNILLGKFIGISSAVLLAFIIGVCIPVGLFAFNATGLTLMLSGCLLTLSFLSLAFFTSVITRDKAKGIGLALMIWFYFSIIFDGLVLLFLYTFADYPLEKAMIVLTALNPIDLARILILLQLDISALMGYTGALYQQFFGSGYGIAFSLFMQLVWIILPLGLALRIFKKKDL; this comes from the coding sequence ATGCTAAAGATCGCTAAATATATCCTCCTGGATATTATCCGCAGTAAAGTGCTGCTGGCCTATACTTTATTATTGCTGGCGATCAGCCTGACCATCTTCATCTCTGATGCGGATGTGACCAAAGGCCTGGTAAGCATTACCACGGTGATCCTGATCATCGTTCCGCTGGTGAGTGTCGTTTATGCCACCACCTATTATTTTAACGCGGCAGAATTTACCGAGATGCTGGTAGCCCAACCGATCAGCCGCCGCAATATCCTGCTGGGTAAGTTTATCGGCATCAGCAGCGCGGTACTGCTGGCTTTTATCATCGGCGTCTGTATCCCGGTCGGCCTGTTCGCCTTCAACGCAACGGGCCTGACACTGATGCTTTCCGGCTGCTTGCTGACCCTGAGTTTCCTGTCGTTGGCCTTTTTTACCTCGGTGATCACCCGCGACAAAGCCAAAGGCATTGGCCTGGCGCTCATGATTTGGTTTTACTTCTCCATTATCTTTGACGGCCTTGTACTGCTGTTCCTTTATACCTTTGCCGATTATCCGCTGGAAAAAGCAATGATCGTGCTTACCGCTCTGAACCCCATTGATCTGGCCCGGATATTGATCCTGCTGCAACTGGATATCTCAGCCCTGATGGGTTATACGGGTGCACTGTACCAGCAGTTCTTTGGTAGCGGTTACGGCATCGCATTTTCACTGTTTATGCAGCTGGTCTGGATCATTTTGCCCCTGGGGCTGGCCTTACGCATATTTAAAAAGAAAGACCTCTGA
- a CDS encoding ABC transporter ATP-binding protein: MEKIIAVEGLKKSFSRLEVLKNVSCGFEAGGVVSILGPNASGKTTLIKSILGMVIPDSGNILFKGRPVLNTFDYKSYIGYMPQIGHYPDNMQIGQLFKMVVDIRQQEASDTDLLKTFRLESMYQKTMRTLSGGTLQKVSAALAFMFSPDVLILDEPSAGLDPLAAEALKEKILAERAKGKLVLVTSHILSEADEISDHILYLFEGRIEFYKTLPDLKAETGEQKLSRALTRLLSTTPC; the protein is encoded by the coding sequence ATGGAAAAGATCATAGCGGTCGAAGGACTGAAAAAATCATTTAGCCGCCTGGAGGTGCTGAAGAATGTCAGCTGTGGCTTTGAGGCCGGCGGCGTAGTGTCCATCCTTGGGCCTAACGCCTCGGGTAAAACCACGCTGATAAAGTCTATCCTGGGCATGGTCATCCCCGACAGTGGGAATATCCTGTTTAAAGGGCGCCCTGTGCTGAATACCTTTGACTACAAAAGTTATATTGGCTATATGCCGCAGATAGGGCATTATCCCGATAATATGCAGATTGGCCAGCTCTTTAAAATGGTGGTGGATATCCGGCAGCAGGAGGCATCCGATACGGACCTGTTAAAAACCTTCCGGCTGGAAAGCATGTATCAGAAAACCATGCGCACCTTATCCGGCGGCACCTTGCAGAAAGTAAGTGCTGCGCTGGCATTCATGTTCAGCCCGGATGTGCTCATTTTAGACGAACCATCGGCCGGGCTGGACCCCCTTGCCGCCGAAGCGCTGAAAGAAAAGATACTGGCTGAAAGGGCCAAAGGGAAACTGGTATTGGTCACCTCTCATATCCTGAGCGAGGCGGACGAGATCTCCGATCATATCCTTTATCTGTTTGAGGGGCGGATCGAATTTTATAAAACACTGCCGGACCTGAAAGCGGAGACCGGTGAACAAAAACTCAGCCGGGCTTTGACTAGGCTTTTAAGTACGACGCCATGCTAA
- a CDS encoding nitrous oxide reductase family maturation protein NosD, which produces MKGLLNLLFFCIPLATTGRTIVVAPGTSVNNLRQAVILAANGDTIRVKKGTYTSLNTLVDKSLTIIGEGQPMLDARFREEVLTITAGHVKLDGFVVVNTKTGSMRDFAAIRVSNAENVTLSNNILRNNFFGIYLSNCRHIQVLSNQISGSNDIENSGNGIHLWKCKEVLIRGNHITRHRDGIYFEFAKKCLIEDNLSEKNIRYGLHFMFSDDDTYRHNTFRNNGSGVSVMYTRRIAMLNNTFIENWGSTIYGVLLKEITDARIEGNHFIRNTTGIYMENSDRITVTRNDFISNGWAMRVLASCNKNYFTRNNYTGNSFDVTTNGTLKEIYFSDNYWDKYEGYDLDKNGTGDVPYRPISMYAQIIEQNPQSVMLMRSFIVNLIDKVERAIPSITPESVKDEKPRIKPWKRS; this is translated from the coding sequence ATGAAAGGCCTGCTCAATCTCCTGTTTTTTTGCATACCGCTAGCTACCACCGGTCGGACCATCGTTGTTGCACCGGGTACATCGGTCAACAACCTGCGGCAGGCAGTGATACTGGCTGCCAACGGCGATACGATCCGCGTAAAAAAAGGCACCTATACCTCGCTGAATACCCTTGTTGATAAATCACTCACCATTATAGGTGAAGGGCAGCCGATGCTGGATGCGCGCTTTCGTGAAGAGGTACTGACGATCACCGCCGGCCATGTAAAACTGGACGGCTTTGTAGTTGTGAATACTAAAACAGGATCCATGCGTGATTTTGCCGCCATCCGGGTTAGTAACGCTGAAAATGTGACGCTCAGCAATAACATTCTGCGTAATAACTTTTTTGGGATCTACCTTTCCAACTGCCGCCATATCCAGGTATTGAGCAACCAGATCAGCGGTTCGAACGACATCGAAAACTCAGGGAATGGGATTCATTTGTGGAAATGCAAAGAGGTGTTGATCCGCGGGAACCATATCACCCGGCACCGCGACGGCATTTATTTTGAATTTGCTAAAAAATGCCTGATCGAAGACAATCTGAGTGAAAAAAACATCCGTTACGGTCTGCACTTTATGTTTTCTGATGATGATACTTACCGCCATAATACTTTTAGAAATAATGGTTCAGGCGTATCGGTCATGTACACACGGCGCATTGCCATGCTGAATAATACGTTTATAGAGAACTGGGGCAGTACCATCTACGGCGTCCTGCTCAAAGAGATCACCGATGCCCGCATCGAAGGCAACCACTTTATTCGGAATACGACCGGTATTTATATGGAGAATTCTGACCGCATCACGGTCACCCGTAACGATTTTATCTCTAATGGCTGGGCTATGCGTGTGTTAGCCAGCTGCAATAAAAATTATTTTACCCGAAACAACTACACTGGGAACTCTTTTGATGTGACCACCAATGGCACACTCAAAGAGATCTATTTTAGTGATAACTACTGGGACAAATACGAAGGCTACGATCTGGATAAGAATGGAACCGGCGATGTCCCGTACCGCCCCATAAGCATGTATGCCCAGATCATTGAACAGAACCCGCAAAGCGTGATGCTGATGCGCAGCTTTATCGTTAACCTGATCGATAAAGTAGAAAGGGCGATCCCCTCTATCACGCCGGAATCTGTAAAAGACGAAAAACCAAGAATAAAACCATGGAAAAGATCATAG
- a CDS encoding nitrous oxide reductase accessory protein NosL, with protein sequence MLLCIGLLAACSSGPEPINYGKEACAHCKMTIMDKRFANELVTARGKVYKFDAIECLTAFLKENPALATDAGSSFLIQDYEHPGAFQDARKAWFLHEADLASPMGGNLAAFSKRGSAENAKHDPKANIMDWPTLLKQDR encoded by the coding sequence TTGTTACTATGCATCGGCTTGCTTGCTGCCTGCAGTTCCGGCCCTGAACCCATCAATTATGGTAAGGAAGCCTGTGCCCATTGCAAAATGACCATTATGGACAAGCGCTTCGCCAATGAACTGGTAACTGCACGGGGTAAAGTATATAAGTTCGATGCGATCGAATGTCTGACAGCATTTCTGAAAGAGAACCCCGCGCTGGCCACTGACGCCGGAAGCAGCTTCCTGATCCAGGATTATGAACACCCTGGTGCTTTCCAGGATGCACGCAAGGCCTGGTTCCTGCATGAAGCGGATCTTGCCTCTCCAATGGGCGGGAACCTGGCTGCTTTTTCAAAACGCGGCAGTGCGGAAAATGCAAAGCACGATCCGAAAGCAAATATCATGGACTGGCCAACTTTATTAAAACAAGATCGTTAA
- the nosZ gene encoding Sec-dependent nitrous-oxide reductase, which translates to MKILNYKLILPAAAFLAGSALTGCKPGQGGANTDADAAKKVYVAPGKYDEVYTFMSGGFSGQVAAYGIPSGRLLKVIPVFSQNPENGWGYSEETKPMLNTSHGFVAWDDSHHPELSKTNGEDDGRWLFINGNNTPRIARINLSTFKTDEILELPNIGGNHASPFCTENTEYVVGNTRFSEPLDNAAGDVPIDSYKKNFKGAVSFVKVDKESGAMKLAFQLIVPPFNYDLAHAGKGPSHDWMFFTCYNTEQAHTLLEVNASQRDKDFVMAINWKKAEELIAQGKGTKTPAKYAHNVYNEKTHSATSVMENETQTLDVTKFPGLVYYMPCPKSPHGVDVSPDGESIVASGKLAAVIPVFSYKKMLDAIDKKQYDGTIDGALPVLKYEAVLRGEVKKPGLGPLHTEFDDKGFAYTTMFVSSEVVKWKVDNLEIIDRSPAFYSPGHLSIPGGDSKKPYGKYVIVMDKITKDRYLPTGPELCQAAQLFDISGNKMKLLLDFPTIGEPHYAQSIPAEKIVKNQVKFFKLAENTNPYAVKSEKETKVVRNGKRVDVYMTAMRSHLAPDNIEGIKVGDEVYIHVTNLEQDWDVPHGFAIKGANNAELLIMPGETTTLKWNPYQQGIVPFYCTDFCSALHQEMQGYFRVSPAGSNVPIKFSIGVNPVTQ; encoded by the coding sequence ATGAAAATATTAAATTATAAATTAATACTTCCCGCCGCCGCGTTCCTGGCGGGCAGTGCACTGACTGGCTGTAAACCGGGACAAGGCGGTGCCAACACGGATGCCGACGCCGCAAAAAAAGTTTATGTAGCGCCAGGTAAGTATGACGAGGTCTACACCTTTATGTCTGGTGGGTTCAGCGGGCAGGTAGCTGCCTATGGGATACCTTCAGGGCGTTTATTAAAAGTGATCCCCGTATTTTCACAGAACCCTGAAAATGGCTGGGGCTATTCCGAAGAGACCAAGCCGATGCTGAATACCTCACACGGTTTTGTTGCATGGGATGACTCCCACCACCCCGAACTATCTAAAACCAATGGCGAAGATGATGGCCGCTGGCTGTTCATCAATGGTAACAATACTCCACGTATCGCGCGTATCAATCTTTCAACCTTTAAAACAGACGAAATCCTGGAATTGCCCAATATTGGTGGTAACCACGCTTCGCCATTCTGCACGGAAAATACCGAGTATGTAGTGGGCAATACCCGCTTCAGCGAGCCGCTTGATAATGCTGCCGGTGATGTGCCAATTGATAGCTATAAAAAAAACTTTAAAGGTGCGGTCTCTTTCGTGAAAGTTGATAAGGAAAGTGGTGCGATGAAATTGGCTTTCCAACTGATTGTGCCGCCCTTTAATTATGACCTGGCCCACGCAGGCAAAGGTCCGTCACATGACTGGATGTTCTTTACCTGTTATAATACAGAACAGGCACATACCCTGCTGGAAGTAAACGCCAGCCAGCGCGACAAGGATTTTGTGATGGCCATTAACTGGAAGAAAGCGGAAGAACTGATAGCACAGGGTAAAGGCACAAAAACGCCTGCTAAGTATGCGCATAACGTTTATAACGAAAAAACACATTCGGCAACCTCTGTTATGGAGAATGAAACTCAAACACTGGATGTGACCAAATTTCCAGGGTTAGTTTATTACATGCCATGTCCGAAATCACCACACGGTGTAGACGTAAGCCCGGATGGCGAAAGTATTGTTGCCAGTGGTAAACTGGCCGCTGTAATCCCAGTATTCTCTTACAAAAAGATGCTGGACGCCATCGATAAGAAACAATATGACGGTACTATCGACGGCGCGCTGCCGGTTTTAAAATATGAAGCAGTGTTGCGCGGCGAAGTGAAAAAACCCGGCTTAGGTCCGTTACACACCGAATTCGATGATAAAGGTTTCGCCTATACCACCATGTTCGTTTCATCCGAAGTGGTAAAATGGAAAGTAGATAACCTGGAGATCATCGACCGTTCACCGGCATTTTACTCGCCTGGCCACCTGTCTATTCCTGGTGGCGATTCTAAAAAACCGTATGGTAAATATGTCATCGTAATGGATAAGATTACTAAAGACCGTTACCTGCCGACTGGTCCGGAATTATGCCAGGCAGCTCAGTTGTTTGATATTTCAGGCAATAAAATGAAACTGTTGCTGGATTTCCCGACCATCGGTGAACCGCATTATGCACAGTCTATCCCGGCTGAAAAGATCGTAAAGAACCAGGTAAAATTCTTTAAACTGGCTGAGAACACAAATCCATATGCTGTAAAATCAGAGAAAGAAACCAAAGTAGTGCGGAACGGCAAACGAGTTGATGTTTACATGACTGCTATGCGTTCACACCTGGCTCCGGATAATATTGAAGGGATCAAAGTAGGTGACGAGGTATATATCCACGTGACCAACCTGGAGCAGGATTGGGATGTACCGCATGGCTTTGCAATTAAAGGCGCCAATAATGCGGAATTGCTGATCATGCCGGGTGAAACGACAACCCTGAAATGGAACCCTTATCAGCAAGGTATTGTTCCATTCTACTGTACTGACTTCTGCTCTGCGCTGCACCAGGAAATGCAGGGTTATTTCCGGGTATCTCCTGCAGGCTCTAATGTGCCTATCAAATTTTCTATCGGGGTTAACCCGGTAACCCAATAA
- a CDS encoding c-type cytochrome, with product MKTQKTLFLAAILAGMTLLFACGQSNGGSDDSTTTAAAPNTTAPSADVDPEAKSDSKGIGKFTDVKLAALDPAMAAKGEAVFTAKCSACHKVTDQKVVGPGLLGVTKRRTPEWIMNQITNPVEMEAKDPVGKALLAKHLTQMTFQDVSDEQTRQLLEYFRQIDSK from the coding sequence ATGAAAACGCAAAAAACCTTATTTCTCGCTGCTATCCTGGCCGGAATGACCCTTTTATTTGCTTGCGGACAATCTAACGGTGGGTCTGACGACTCAACTACTACTGCAGCGGCGCCCAATACGACCGCCCCAAGCGCGGACGTTGATCCGGAAGCCAAAAGTGATAGTAAAGGTATTGGTAAGTTTACCGATGTTAAGCTGGCCGCACTCGACCCTGCTATGGCGGCTAAAGGCGAGGCTGTATTTACCGCAAAATGTTCTGCCTGCCATAAAGTGACCGACCAGAAGGTTGTGGGTCCGGGCCTGCTTGGGGTAACCAAGCGCCGTACCCCTGAATGGATCATGAACCAAATTACCAACCCTGTGGAAATGGAAGCCAAAGATCCTGTTGGAAAAGCTTTGCTGGCTAAACACCTTACTCAAATGACCTTCCAGGATGTCAGTGATGAACAAACCCGTCAGCTACTGGAATACTTCAGACAAATTGATAGTAAATAA
- a CDS encoding RrF2 family transcriptional regulator: MILSKSCEYAIRATVYIALKSGRGEKVGIIEVAEAIGSPMHFTGKILQTLVRKKLLTSAKGPTGGFYLENGSQLFLVDIIRAIDGNGLFSACVLGLERCSETQPCPMHEQVKPIREMLLTEFSKKPVTELVAEFGTGGYFLK; the protein is encoded by the coding sequence ATGATATTATCCAAGTCATGTGAATATGCTATCCGCGCCACGGTGTACATCGCTTTAAAAAGCGGTCGTGGCGAAAAAGTGGGCATCATTGAGGTCGCCGAGGCGATCGGGTCGCCCATGCATTTCACCGGTAAGATCCTTCAAACCCTCGTTCGAAAAAAGTTGCTCACCTCGGCCAAAGGCCCAACTGGTGGTTTTTATCTTGAAAATGGCAGCCAACTGTTCCTGGTTGACATCATCCGCGCTATCGACGGCAATGGTTTATTCAGTGCCTGTGTACTCGGGCTCGAAAGATGTTCAGAAACACAGCCCTGCCCAATGCATGAGCAGGTGAAACCCATCCGGGAAATGTTACTGACGGAATTCTCTAAAAAGCCGGTCACCGAACTTGTCGCAGAGTTTGGCACGGGCGGATATTTCTTAAAATAA